The following are from one region of the Streptomyces tuirus genome:
- a CDS encoding M56 family metallopeptidase, with translation MMLTAALLLLGAVTAVVAPRLLARADWPDREPVVALWVWQCVVAAVLVCCVLSMTLSAAAAWHAVGGHVFATAPRAVVEAYALGTAGPWAATTAVALAGGGLWSAAMLLREIGRARARRRRRRADLLVRAPLLPGEVAVSGRLVVLESERPDAWWQPGTPPQLVVTTAALLRLKGRQLDAVLAHEQGHARARHDWLLNCSSALAGGFPQVPVFAAFRDEMHRLVELAADDTASRRFGRLTTALALVELNEHRGVFGPCPTPQAHVPARVHRLLTPPDRLTAARRLRLTAAAALVPVVPVLVAFVPGLRALG, from the coding sequence ATGATGCTCACCGCCGCGCTGCTGCTGCTCGGCGCCGTGACCGCCGTGGTCGCCCCCCGGCTGCTCGCCCGGGCGGACTGGCCGGACCGTGAGCCGGTGGTGGCGCTGTGGGTGTGGCAGTGCGTGGTGGCGGCCGTCCTGGTGTGCTGCGTGCTGTCCATGACGCTCAGTGCGGCGGCGGCCTGGCACGCGGTCGGCGGGCACGTCTTCGCGACGGCCCCGCGCGCGGTCGTGGAGGCCTACGCCCTCGGTACGGCGGGCCCGTGGGCGGCGACCACGGCGGTCGCGCTGGCCGGCGGGGGGCTGTGGAGCGCCGCGATGCTGCTCCGCGAGATCGGCCGGGCCCGTGCCCGGCGCCGCCGACGACGTGCCGATCTGCTGGTCCGGGCGCCGCTGCTGCCGGGCGAGGTGGCCGTCTCCGGCCGGCTCGTCGTCCTGGAGAGCGAGCGGCCCGACGCCTGGTGGCAGCCCGGCACTCCCCCGCAACTGGTCGTCACCACGGCTGCGTTGCTCCGGCTGAAGGGCCGGCAGCTGGACGCGGTGCTCGCCCACGAGCAGGGCCATGCCCGGGCCCGGCACGACTGGCTGCTGAACTGCTCCTCGGCTCTCGCCGGCGGATTTCCGCAGGTACCGGTGTTCGCCGCGTTCCGCGACGAGATGCACCGCCTGGTCGAACTCGCCGCCGACGACACGGCATCGCGCCGCTTCGGCCGCCTCACGACGGCCCTGGCGCTGGTCGAACTGAACGAGCACCGCGGCGTGTTCGGGCCCTGCCCCACTCCGCAGGCCCATGTCCCCGCCCGGGTGCACCGGTTGCTCACTCCCCCGGACCGCCTGACCGCGGCCCGGCGGCTGCGGCTGACGGCGGCGGCCGCGCTGGTGCCTGTGGTGCCGGTGCTGGTGGCGTTCGTGCCGGGGCTACGGGCGCTGGGGTAG
- a CDS encoding phosphatase PAP2 family protein, with product MHTTSVDSPPRPEHRATAGLAGVLALCSALLLTLVAARWSPLISADGEIADTTHRWAVDEPALTQTCRILTDWVWDPWTMRLLCAAVVVWLVVRWAARWTAVWLALAVALGTLLQQGIKAAVARPRPVWPDPVDSAHYSAFPSGHAMTATVVCGLLLWLLHRHGVGRAVWRTAVALAVVSVVGVGLTRIWLGVHWPSDVVGGWLLGTMVVALAVWVHRHRQP from the coding sequence ATGCACACCACGTCCGTCGACTCCCCGCCCCGTCCGGAACACCGCGCCACCGCCGGTCTCGCCGGTGTCCTGGCCCTGTGCTCGGCGCTGCTGCTCACCCTCGTCGCGGCGAGATGGAGCCCGTTGATCAGCGCGGACGGGGAGATCGCTGACACCACCCACCGCTGGGCGGTCGACGAACCGGCTCTCACCCAGACGTGCCGCATCCTCACGGACTGGGTGTGGGACCCCTGGACCATGCGCCTGCTGTGCGCGGCCGTCGTCGTGTGGCTGGTGGTGCGGTGGGCGGCGCGCTGGACGGCGGTGTGGCTGGCGCTGGCCGTCGCGCTGGGCACGCTGCTGCAACAGGGCATCAAGGCGGCGGTGGCCCGCCCCCGTCCGGTCTGGCCCGATCCCGTCGACTCGGCCCACTACTCGGCGTTCCCGTCGGGCCACGCCATGACCGCCACGGTGGTGTGCGGCCTGCTGCTGTGGCTCCTGCACCGGCACGGCGTCGGCCGGGCCGTGTGGCGTACGGCCGTGGCCCTGGCCGTCGTCTCCGTGGTCGGGGTCGGGCTGACCCGGATCTGGCTCGGTGTCCACTGGCCGTCGGACGTGGTGGGCGGCTGGCTGCTGGGCACGATGGTGGTGGCCCTGGCGGTGTGGGTACACCGGCACCGGCAGCCCTGA
- a CDS encoding TetR/AcrR family transcriptional regulator: MSPRSASVNEELRRRSRERLLQAAVELVSERGFDATTLGDIADRAGSARGLVSYYFPGKRQLVQSAVHRLMHRTLEEALEREPRTEDGRERMARAIDAILGLARDRPVLMRQHMAGILEAEGFMQCPEQRRLAELLRDTMARHGSPDVDSDYPMMRALLMGSVYAAVVPGAPMPLPVLRAELFKRYRLGWELGLPPETGASGGRGDKDLSRFFATGAAPECDPRGQSK; encoded by the coding sequence ATGTCTCCGCGTAGCGCCTCGGTGAACGAAGAGTTGCGGCGGCGTTCCCGGGAGCGGCTCCTGCAGGCGGCGGTCGAGCTGGTGAGCGAACGCGGTTTCGACGCGACCACGCTCGGAGACATCGCGGACCGGGCGGGATCGGCCCGGGGCCTGGTGTCGTACTACTTCCCCGGCAAGCGCCAGCTGGTGCAGTCCGCCGTGCACCGGCTGATGCACCGCACGCTGGAGGAGGCGCTGGAGCGCGAGCCGCGCACCGAGGACGGCCGGGAGCGGATGGCCCGGGCCATCGACGCGATCCTGGGCCTTGCCCGGGACCGGCCCGTGCTGATGCGCCAGCACATGGCGGGGATCCTGGAGGCCGAGGGCTTCATGCAGTGCCCGGAGCAGCGGCGGCTGGCCGAGCTGCTGCGGGACACCATGGCCCGGCACGGGTCGCCGGACGTCGACAGCGACTACCCGATGATGCGCGCCCTGCTGATGGGTTCGGTGTACGCCGCCGTGGTGCCGGGGGCGCCGATGCCGCTGCCGGTGCTGCGGGCCGAGTTGTTCAAGCGCTACCGGCTCGGCTGGGAGCTGGGCCTCCCGCCGGAGACCGGAGCCTCCGGCGGGAGGGGCGACAAGGATCTGTCGCGGTTCTTCGCGACCGGGGCCGCACCGGAGTGCGACCCGCGGGGTCAGTCGAAGTAG
- a CDS encoding LVIVD repeat-containing protein, giving the protein MILLNDRRTRRRRLGVAAAAAGLLAALLTAAPAGATPDPGDAPPAPKKVSKSDQAEVREAIESGDIPGQDEIVHSDNIQHLAHVPKDVLQGTNSDLAFQGRYAFAGNYDGFRIFDISNPRAPKTVAQVLCPGSQNDISVSGDLLFLSTDSSRSDSSCSSTTQPATEKSSWEGMKVFDISDKRNPRYVAAVETACGSHTHTLVPERRNVYVYVSSYSPSATYPDCQPPHDGISVIKVPRNAPEKAKVVGFPVLFPGEGPDGGGNPGGPTNPGVSKTTGCHDITVLPSKDLAAGACMGDGILFSIEDPERPKVIDRVQDNVNFAFWHSATFNQKADKVVFTDELGGGGAATCNAEIGPDRGADGIYDVVGKGDKRKLVFRSYFKIPRHQADTENCVAHNGSLIPVKGKDIMVQAWYQGGVSVWDFTDSAKPKEIAYFDRGPLTTDTIKSGGSWSAYYYNGYIYSNEYARGFDVLKIDDRRTDPARWVHQRELNVQTQPDYFD; this is encoded by the coding sequence GTGATCCTGTTGAACGACCGCCGAACACGCCGCAGACGCTTGGGAGTTGCCGCTGCCGCCGCCGGGCTGCTGGCCGCGCTCCTGACCGCGGCACCCGCAGGGGCCACCCCCGACCCGGGGGATGCGCCGCCCGCGCCGAAGAAGGTCTCCAAGAGCGACCAGGCAGAGGTCCGGGAGGCCATCGAGAGCGGCGACATACCCGGCCAGGACGAGATCGTCCACTCCGACAACATCCAGCACCTCGCCCATGTCCCCAAGGACGTGCTCCAGGGCACGAACTCGGACCTCGCCTTCCAGGGCAGGTACGCGTTCGCGGGCAACTACGACGGCTTCCGCATCTTCGACATCAGCAACCCCAGGGCGCCGAAGACCGTCGCCCAGGTGCTGTGCCCGGGCTCGCAGAACGACATCTCCGTCTCCGGTGACCTGCTGTTCCTGTCCACGGACTCCTCGCGCAGCGACAGCAGTTGCTCCAGCACCACCCAGCCGGCGACCGAGAAGTCCTCGTGGGAGGGCATGAAGGTCTTCGACATCAGCGACAAGCGCAACCCGAGGTACGTCGCCGCCGTCGAGACCGCCTGCGGCTCGCACACCCACACGCTCGTGCCCGAGCGCCGCAACGTCTACGTGTACGTCTCCTCGTACTCGCCGAGCGCCACGTACCCCGACTGCCAGCCGCCGCACGACGGCATCTCCGTCATCAAGGTGCCGCGCAACGCCCCCGAGAAGGCGAAGGTCGTCGGCTTCCCCGTGCTGTTCCCCGGTGAGGGGCCGGACGGCGGCGGCAACCCGGGCGGGCCCACCAACCCGGGCGTGTCCAAGACCACCGGCTGCCACGACATCACCGTGCTGCCGTCGAAGGACCTGGCCGCGGGCGCCTGCATGGGCGACGGGATCCTGTTCTCCATCGAGGACCCGGAACGCCCGAAGGTCATCGACCGCGTCCAGGACAACGTGAACTTCGCGTTCTGGCACTCGGCGACCTTCAACCAGAAGGCCGACAAGGTCGTGTTCACCGACGAGCTGGGCGGTGGCGGCGCGGCCACCTGCAACGCGGAGATCGGCCCGGACCGCGGTGCCGACGGCATCTACGACGTGGTCGGCAAGGGGGACAAGCGCAAGCTCGTCTTCCGCAGCTACTTCAAGATCCCCCGCCACCAGGCGGACACCGAGAACTGCGTCGCCCACAACGGCTCGCTGATCCCGGTCAAGGGCAAGGACATCATGGTCCAGGCCTGGTACCAGGGCGGCGTCTCCGTCTGGGACTTCACCGACTCGGCCAAGCCGAAGGAGATCGCCTACTTCGACCGCGGCCCGCTGACCACCGACACCATCAAGTCGGGCGGCTCGTGGTCCGCGTACTACTACAACGGCTACATCTACTCGAACGAGTACGCCCGGGGCTTCGACGTCCTCAAGATCGACGACCGGCGCACGGACCCGGCCCGCTGGGTCCACCAGCGTGAGCTCAACGTCCAGACCCAGCCGGACTACTTCGACTGA
- a CDS encoding DUF305 domain-containing protein, whose protein sequence is MLFRRASRASAVTTGLVALAVLAAGGCDSGPDRGPAAADGPAVIAPGEPGEPNRTLSAQEAADQNPENDSPNSADVSYARMMIEHHSQALVMTELAPERAGSKDVKRIAERIAAGQKPEIEAMKGWLKSYGKPLKAGRHEHATMPGMATEAQLKKLRAADGKAFDHLFLTLMTTHHQGAITMATDVKGQGNNIRVEEMADEVIAQQTSEITRMRNML, encoded by the coding sequence GTGCTCTTCCGCCGTGCGTCCCGGGCGTCCGCCGTCACGACGGGGCTGGTCGCCCTGGCCGTGCTCGCGGCCGGGGGCTGTGACTCCGGTCCGGACCGGGGGCCGGCCGCCGCGGACGGGCCCGCCGTGATCGCGCCGGGCGAGCCCGGTGAGCCGAACCGCACCCTGTCCGCGCAGGAGGCCGCCGACCAGAACCCGGAGAACGACTCCCCCAACTCGGCGGACGTCTCCTATGCCCGCATGATGATCGAGCACCACTCCCAGGCCCTGGTGATGACCGAACTCGCCCCGGAGCGCGCCGGGTCGAAGGACGTGAAGCGGATCGCCGAGCGCATCGCGGCCGGCCAGAAGCCCGAGATCGAGGCCATGAAGGGCTGGCTGAAGTCGTACGGCAAGCCGCTCAAGGCCGGGCGGCACGAGCACGCCACCATGCCCGGCATGGCGACTGAGGCCCAGCTGAAGAAGCTCCGCGCGGCGGACGGAAAGGCCTTCGACCACCTCTTCCTGACCCTGATGACGACCCATCACCAGGGTGCGATCACCATGGCCACGGACGTGAAGGGGCAGGGCAACAACATCCGGGTCGAGGAGATGGCCGACGAGGTGATCGCGCAGCAGACGAGCGAGATCACACGGATGCGGAACATGCTCTGA
- a CDS encoding TetR/AcrR family transcriptional regulator: MNAPSRQAPESSRERRRRETRTALLQSAYEKFCDVGYGAASLEAIAADAGFTKGAVYGNFSSKEELFLVLAEERAESLPDEWRHIEPETVGQDKVGRAIGSWLADVMRKRRGWFLANAEFSIVAARDPELAARRLAALRHTHRELGCVLLRFCGPATADPTALGVLAMTLIDGVIINAALDPDLDVASVVATGLQRMLPDGPSES, from the coding sequence ATGAATGCGCCGAGTCGTCAAGCCCCTGAATCGAGCCGGGAACGGAGGCGCCGCGAGACGCGGACCGCGCTGCTGCAGTCGGCGTACGAGAAGTTCTGCGACGTGGGCTACGGCGCCGCGTCCCTGGAGGCCATCGCCGCGGACGCGGGATTCACCAAAGGCGCCGTGTACGGCAACTTCAGCAGCAAGGAGGAGCTGTTCCTCGTGCTGGCCGAGGAGCGGGCCGAGTCCCTGCCCGACGAGTGGCGGCACATCGAGCCGGAGACCGTAGGGCAGGACAAGGTGGGCCGGGCCATCGGCTCGTGGCTCGCCGACGTCATGCGCAAGCGCCGCGGCTGGTTCCTCGCGAACGCCGAGTTCTCCATCGTCGCAGCACGAGACCCGGAACTGGCCGCGCGGCGACTCGCCGCCCTGCGCCATACCCATCGCGAACTCGGCTGCGTGCTCCTTCGCTTCTGCGGGCCCGCGACGGCGGACCCTACAGCGCTCGGCGTGCTCGCGATGACGCTGATCGACGGCGTCATCATCAACGCGGCCCTCGATCCGGACCTTGATGTCGCGTCAGTTGTCGCGACCGGTCTGCAACGCATGCTGCCCGACGGCCCCAGCGAGTCCTGA
- a CDS encoding MFS transporter: MTTTSSPGRRAIAATLGVVTAALFAYSTLETMLSPALPAIQKAVGASTSAIAWVFTGLLLAGAVSTPLVGRLADIRDKRTVLLCVLAVVALGTLLAALATNVALLTAGQVLQGVGLSLVPLSVGIIRDTQPARRIAAGNGLIVGTAASSTAVGLVIAGPILDVLPYTWLYWIPFAVIVAAFVVAWVVVPSCPPTRRGRIDSAGAVLLASGLAMLLIGISRSSKVGWGSPLVLSLVVAGVAVLGVFAVVELRTSEPLVDLRLLGTRAVLLTCAVAFVVGFGTFAVFVLVPMLVELPTTTGYGLGGSALSTGLYLVPLGIVGTAVAPLTGRFERAVGTRGVMLTGTAAMVAAALVLLAAPGRPWLILLSTALAGLTVGFGLTGAMNIVVATVPEERTASVSGLAFVVKSVGGALGAQLGAVLLAQSTAPGAELPAWSGFRSAFLLAAAVSMAAVLLSIALPSRLPRVTPSAVTAVGEPV, encoded by the coding sequence ATGACAACCACCTCTTCCCCCGGCCGTAGAGCCATCGCGGCGACGCTCGGCGTCGTCACCGCGGCGTTGTTCGCCTACTCGACGCTGGAGACGATGCTGTCGCCGGCCCTGCCCGCGATCCAGAAAGCGGTGGGCGCCTCGACGTCGGCGATCGCCTGGGTCTTCACCGGGTTGCTGCTGGCCGGGGCGGTCTCGACCCCGCTGGTGGGGCGCCTGGCCGACATCCGCGACAAGCGGACCGTCCTGCTGTGCGTGCTGGCGGTCGTCGCCCTCGGCACCCTGCTCGCCGCCCTCGCCACGAACGTCGCCCTGCTGACCGCCGGGCAGGTCCTGCAGGGCGTGGGGCTGAGTCTGGTCCCCCTCTCGGTGGGCATCATCCGCGATACCCAGCCAGCCCGGCGCATCGCTGCGGGCAACGGCCTGATCGTGGGGACGGCGGCGTCGAGCACCGCGGTCGGGCTCGTGATCGCGGGTCCGATCCTCGATGTCCTGCCCTACACCTGGCTGTACTGGATCCCCTTCGCCGTGATCGTCGCGGCGTTCGTGGTGGCGTGGGTCGTCGTCCCGTCCTGCCCGCCGACCCGGCGTGGCCGGATCGACTCGGCCGGAGCCGTCCTGCTCGCCTCGGGACTCGCGATGCTGCTGATCGGGATCTCGCGCTCGTCCAAGGTGGGCTGGGGATCGCCGCTGGTGCTGAGCCTGGTGGTGGCGGGTGTGGCGGTCCTGGGCGTGTTCGCCGTGGTGGAGCTGCGCACCAGCGAGCCCCTGGTGGACCTGCGCCTGCTGGGCACGCGTGCGGTGCTGCTGACCTGCGCCGTGGCGTTCGTGGTCGGTTTCGGCACCTTCGCTGTCTTCGTCCTGGTGCCGATGCTGGTGGAGCTGCCGACGACGACCGGCTACGGACTCGGCGGCTCGGCCCTGTCGACCGGGCTCTACCTCGTGCCGCTGGGCATCGTCGGTACGGCCGTCGCCCCGCTCACCGGTCGGTTCGAGCGGGCGGTCGGCACCCGGGGCGTGATGCTCACCGGCACCGCGGCGATGGTCGCCGCCGCGCTGGTGCTCCTCGCGGCTCCCGGCCGTCCGTGGCTGATCCTCCTTTCCACGGCGCTGGCGGGCCTGACCGTCGGCTTCGGGCTGACGGGCGCGATGAACATCGTGGTCGCGACTGTGCCCGAAGAACGGACGGCGAGCGTCAGCGGACTGGCGTTCGTGGTCAAGAGTGTCGGCGGAGCTCTCGGTGCCCAGCTGGGCGCTGTCCTGCTGGCGCAGTCCACCGCTCCCGGCGCGGAGTTGCCCGCCTGGTCCGGATTCCGGTCGGCCTTCCTGCTCGCCGCCGCGGTGAGTATGGCTGCGGTGCTGCTCAGCATCGCGCTGCCCTCCCGGCTGCCCCGCGTCACACCCTCCGCCGTCACCGCGGTCGGAGAGCCGGTATGA
- a CDS encoding serine hydrolase: protein MRTRPHLTALDTVLERAALGHAVAGASVCLIDSTTNCASIGVERVGTQAPVGPHTLFPLGSVTKIVVATVVCRLVAEGRLALDAPVAALVPELHTLGARGAAITTRMLLSHTSGLADAWDASASLTELLGTSRGTAAAAAPGEGFSYSNTGYVVLGRLVEKLTGLSWVEAVQRAVLRPAGISSAVFTAPADAAAGHVLGDDGTLVAGDLWPSVSPLFGPAGATLHATAADTARLVLACATGRTQDGRELLPRWMVDEMLRLHAPIPGTPLHFRGWGLGWALPVAGPSRSVQHIGGTSAFVHVEADRGIALAVLTNFPEGWAFGVDVLCEALGYDRPALPSGPGPGDTDRYVGEYASPAFGVTVRAARDGRLLITSPLTGRETDLHHQQGDCFRADFGALETEVNFMDFDHGRAGRLHTALRMLRRVS from the coding sequence ATGAGGACACGCCCCCACCTCACGGCCCTCGACACCGTCCTCGAACGAGCCGCCCTGGGCCACGCCGTGGCCGGAGCGTCGGTGTGCCTGATCGACAGCACGACGAACTGCGCGTCGATCGGCGTGGAACGGGTGGGCACGCAGGCTCCGGTCGGCCCGCACACACTGTTCCCGCTCGGATCGGTGACCAAGATCGTCGTGGCGACCGTGGTCTGCCGACTGGTGGCGGAGGGCAGACTCGCCCTCGACGCTCCCGTGGCCGCTCTCGTACCGGAGCTGCACACGCTCGGCGCCCGCGGTGCCGCGATCACGACGCGCATGCTGCTGTCCCATACCTCGGGGCTGGCCGACGCCTGGGACGCCTCCGCCTCGCTGACCGAGCTGCTGGGTACCTCCCGCGGGACTGCCGCCGCGGCCGCGCCCGGCGAGGGCTTCTCCTACAGCAACACCGGGTACGTGGTCCTGGGCCGGCTCGTCGAGAAGCTCACCGGCCTCAGCTGGGTGGAGGCCGTGCAGCGGGCGGTCCTGCGTCCGGCCGGGATCTCCTCCGCCGTCTTCACCGCACCGGCCGACGCGGCCGCCGGGCATGTCCTGGGCGATGACGGCACGCTCGTGGCCGGGGACCTCTGGCCTTCGGTCAGCCCGCTGTTCGGGCCGGCAGGCGCCACCCTGCACGCGACCGCCGCGGACACGGCACGACTCGTTCTCGCCTGCGCGACCGGACGCACCCAGGACGGACGCGAACTGCTGCCCCGGTGGATGGTCGACGAGATGCTCCGCCTGCACGCCCCGATACCCGGCACACCGCTGCATTTCCGGGGCTGGGGACTGGGCTGGGCCCTTCCCGTCGCGGGGCCCTCCCGGTCCGTCCAGCACATCGGTGGGACCAGCGCGTTCGTCCACGTCGAGGCCGACCGAGGAATCGCGCTGGCCGTGCTGACCAACTTCCCGGAGGGCTGGGCCTTCGGGGTGGACGTCCTGTGCGAGGCCCTGGGGTATGACCGGCCCGCGCTCCCATCCGGTCCGGGCCCCGGTGACACGGACCGGTACGTCGGGGAGTACGCCTCACCCGCATTCGGCGTCACGGTGCGCGCCGCCCGGGACGGCCGGCTGCTGATCACCAGCCCCCTCACCGGCCGGGAAACCGACCTGCACCACCAACAAGGCGACTGCTTCCGGGCCGATTTCGGCGCCCTGGAAACCGAGGTGAACTTCATGGACTTCGACCACGGCCGGGCCGGCCGTCTGCACACCGCGCTCCGGATGCTGCGCCGTGTCAGCTGA
- a CDS encoding NAD(P)/FAD-dependent oxidoreductase yields the protein MSAEHPGTDVVVIGAGIVGALIGRELAGRGLGVALLDPQPGRGASIGNAGLLVPSFTRPMADPATLWEGLRAMTGSDPLMSIGSLSPAVLTWLARFAAAARPGRAGRIAARLTGPARTAADAYANLAAETGIDLGVTGSGWLQVARSPAVLRRKLALARELTKNGIDHEVLTQAELRVRAPELDPGLAGAVFFPGDSSLDPAAATRAALVAAEMRGVVVHRARVTGLVRRIGEVTAVRTDLGEFTATTYILATGAGRPGGRGIQPGWGWSIDVPAEHPLISSPLIGLDDHVVFNPLAGRIRITGGMRIGGTPQDRHDHAAATAIRQAAERLVPALHDLPQGTLTRAARPMTPDGLPQAARTGRNLVTATGHGTLGMTLAPATAAAVAQLLGHDGRHPEVLR from the coding sequence GTGTCAGCTGAGCACCCCGGCACCGACGTCGTCGTGATCGGTGCGGGCATCGTCGGCGCGCTCATCGGCCGGGAGCTCGCCGGGCGGGGGCTGGGGGTCGCGCTCCTGGACCCCCAGCCCGGTCGCGGTGCCTCGATCGGCAACGCCGGCCTGCTCGTTCCCAGCTTCACCAGGCCGATGGCCGATCCCGCAACCTTGTGGGAGGGCTTGCGCGCCATGACCGGCTCGGACCCTCTGATGTCGATCGGCTCCCTGTCTCCGGCAGTCCTGACGTGGCTGGCCCGATTCGCGGCCGCGGCCCGCCCGGGCCGGGCAGGCCGCATCGCCGCGAGGCTGACCGGCCCGGCACGCACCGCCGCGGACGCATACGCGAACCTCGCCGCGGAGACCGGCATCGACCTCGGCGTGACCGGCAGCGGCTGGCTCCAGGTGGCCCGCAGCCCGGCCGTTCTGCGACGCAAGCTGGCCCTGGCCCGCGAGCTGACGAAGAACGGCATCGACCACGAGGTCCTCACCCAGGCCGAACTGCGGGTACGGGCCCCGGAACTCGATCCGGGCCTGGCCGGTGCGGTGTTCTTTCCCGGTGACTCCTCGCTGGATCCGGCCGCGGCGACACGCGCGGCGCTGGTCGCCGCCGAGATGCGCGGCGTCGTCGTCCACCGCGCACGCGTCACCGGCCTGGTCCGCCGGATCGGCGAGGTCACCGCTGTGAGGACCGACCTCGGCGAGTTCACAGCCACCACCTACATCCTGGCCACCGGTGCCGGACGGCCAGGAGGACGAGGCATTCAGCCGGGCTGGGGTTGGAGCATCGACGTGCCCGCCGAGCATCCGCTGATCAGCTCGCCGCTGATCGGGCTCGACGACCACGTCGTGTTCAACCCCCTTGCCGGCCGCATCCGGATCACCGGCGGCATGCGGATCGGCGGCACCCCGCAAGACCGCCACGACCACGCCGCCGCCACCGCGATCCGGCAGGCCGCCGAACGGCTCGTGCCCGCGCTGCACGACCTGCCCCAGGGAACCCTCACCCGCGCGGCCCGGCCCATGACTCCCGACGGCCTGCCGCAGGCGGCCAGGACCGGCCGCAACCTCGTCACGGCCACCGGGCACGGCACCCTCGGAATGACCCTCGCCCCAGCGACCGCGGCCGCGGTCGCCCAGCTGCTCGGGCACGATGGCCGCCATCCGGAGGTCTTGCGATGA
- a CDS encoding dipeptidase: MTSPTAAGHRLHTEALVADAHNDLLMLVVRRSPQLWATYFRDVWYPQLRAGGVDLQVLPVFIDHEFTPEGALRETLRMVEAAHRIAEGNPDLVALCRTGAEIDTAISSGRIALVLALEGCPQIDTDIELLQTFARLGIRIVSFTHFGRSALADGSGEDRTGSRLTRAGVEALALLESLGVTIDVSHLSATGVDHVLELATRPVIATHSCARSLHDHHRNLSDDHIRGIAATGGLICANLYAGYLTTETPTLDHVVAHIERLTELAGPTKVGIGADFVADLFAEKIPACDRPLIIEGTNAEILVPGLEGPSGLPLVSHALLTAGHHENEVRGIAGANLARFLGATHHGTDNHAALPRR, encoded by the coding sequence ATGACATCGCCGACCGCAGCAGGCCATCGGCTCCACACGGAGGCGCTGGTCGCCGATGCCCACAACGATCTGCTCATGCTCGTCGTCCGCCGGTCACCGCAGCTGTGGGCCACCTACTTCCGCGACGTCTGGTATCCGCAACTGCGCGCGGGCGGGGTGGATCTGCAGGTCCTGCCGGTCTTCATCGACCACGAGTTCACACCTGAAGGCGCGCTGCGCGAAACCCTCCGGATGGTCGAAGCCGCACACCGCATCGCCGAAGGCAACCCGGACCTGGTCGCGCTGTGCCGCACGGGCGCCGAGATCGACACGGCCATCAGCTCCGGCCGCATCGCGCTGGTCCTGGCGCTGGAGGGATGCCCGCAGATCGACACCGACATCGAGCTCCTGCAGACCTTCGCCCGCCTCGGCATCCGGATCGTGTCCTTCACCCATTTCGGCCGGAGCGCGCTGGCCGACGGATCCGGTGAAGACCGCACCGGCAGCCGCCTGACCCGCGCCGGCGTCGAAGCACTCGCCCTGCTGGAATCCCTCGGGGTGACGATTGACGTCTCCCACCTATCAGCCACCGGAGTCGATCACGTGCTCGAACTGGCGACCCGGCCTGTCATCGCGACCCACTCCTGTGCCCGCAGCCTCCACGACCACCACCGCAACCTCTCCGACGACCACATACGCGGCATCGCCGCCACGGGCGGACTCATCTGCGCGAACCTGTACGCCGGGTACCTCACCACCGAAACCCCCACGCTCGACCACGTCGTCGCACACATCGAACGCCTCACCGAACTCGCCGGCCCCACCAAGGTGGGAATCGGTGCCGACTTCGTTGCCGACCTGTTCGCGGAGAAGATCCCGGCCTGCGACCGACCACTGATCATCGAGGGCACCAACGCCGAAATCCTCGTCCCCGGCCTCGAAGGGCCCTCGGGGCTTCCACTCGTCAGCCACGCGCTGCTCACTGCCGGACACCACGAGAACGAGGTCCGAGGAATCGCCGGCGCCAACCTGGCCCGGTTCCTCGGTGCCACGCACCACGGAACGGACAACCATGCTGCCCTACCTCGACGCTGA